The sequence below is a genomic window from Lycium ferocissimum isolate CSIRO_LF1 chromosome 9, AGI_CSIRO_Lferr_CH_V1, whole genome shotgun sequence.
AAAAAGTATTTTGGTCTtttaaagatgaaaaatataaaaaatgataaggaaatcataattaaagaaaaatgttaTTTGACTCTTCAAATAGTAATTATGTAAAACAAaatgggatagagggagtatgtTGGTTTTGATGACTTATCAATGGAGGAGAAACCTATTATAGTTTTCTAAATTGGTTGTGTGTCCATTGCATACCATTGCTTTAGACTAGTATGTAGATAGAGTATTTGGGAAAAAAGGATGTAATGAACCTTCTGAAAAGAGGAACAATTAgcataatactccctccggatcaaaaagagtgtccacttagccatttgcacatcccttaagaaaatactaacttccatgtaaaaataggtaatttgactaaattacccctaattaaataggtattggaatttggtcacttaacacttaataagggcaaatctgaaaaaacaaGGTTAAGCAAGTCTGAAAAAACAAGGTtcattctttcttgatttggtaactggacactctttttgaattaaaaaaataaaggctaagtggacactctttttgatccggagggagctTAGCAACATACTTACAAATTGAAGTCCTGTAGTTGATTTCTATTTGTTTGTTTAATAGCTAGTTAGTCTGTAGCACTTCGCTGAGTTGTGCGGGCCGAGTTACCAATGAAGAGTCGGTGTTTAGCCTTTCGTGTAAAATGACTATGAGTGTGGGGATATATTTTGCTCCATTTCAATTTTATGTGTCTtcgtttgactgggcacggtgTTTAAGTGAgggagatttttgaatcttgtgatcttaaactaaagatatagGTAATATATCAAAATGCCCTTGATTCTTGTGGTCTTCTACATGCCATGTAGGATGTTGGAATTAAAAGAGCTACTAAATTACAAAGTGGCATTCTTTTTGAAgcataccaaaaaggaaagtaagacacatattttgaaacaaagggagtatTACTTTCTGTTTAATAGTGAAGTTGCACATTATTGAGTAGTGGAtaggaaattcaaaatttgtAATTCTTGTGGATAAAGTATGACGTTAGAGGGTCTTTCATATGAAAAAAAGTATGATTTTAGatggttgtgttgttgaaggAACTCCCCGCTTTACCTCTACCTGGGGCGCTGACGAACAATATCTCTGTTATGGACAAGCATGGCTTTgctctagaattttttttaaatcagctTTAGAGAGTGCATGTGGTTATTAGAAATTGATCTTCTTTGGCTGTTTGCATCGAAGTAAAGCCTTGTGCCCTGCAGATCTCATGATTTACTTCTGACTCTAACCTCTAGTATTTTTGAGTTTTTAGGAGTTCTTATGTTGGCAATATTTCAGTTTTTGGTGAAATCGAAGAGAAGCTTAAGCAGGTTTGTTATTTCAGATTGTCAGGGTGTTTGTTTTTACTatcttcttatgtatatatgctaaTTAGTACGAATAATTAGGGAATAGCTATTCCATGGTCAATGGTTTAAAGTGAAACAGTTGAAATGAAACTTTATACTTGGCATGCATGAGATCTCACTGGACACCTGCCATGAAATAATACACCCAAGCATAAAAACacttttgttgttttgtactgGTTGGGCTCTGCTTCCATGTGGCTCTTTAAGTAATTATATGCTCATTATTTGAAAAAGAGATATGATAATAGTATTGGCTCAAAATGTTCTGGGTGGACCAACTATTTCTATATGGCCTGCACAACCATTGGTTTACGTATAAAGGATGTTCGTATTAAGTTGAAGACCAACTATTTCTTTATCGCCTGCACAACCACTGGTTTACGTCAAAAGGTTCTTCTTATAAAGTTGAATATTCTTCGACGATGTTGTATCGCAGTAACTATACATGGAGAACTCTTGAGTGCTTATTGTACAATTTATCCAAAAAAGGAATCTTACTGTAAAATTTTATGTCTCTCTTGATATTCATTGTTATTTCACTTACTAATAATAAAGCTCAAACTTAGTCgcccgtatgtttgcccagttctTCTGTTGCATGGCTTTTTATACATTGTCTTGATCGTTTTTCCCGTTGCCCTTACTGAATCACTATATCTTTATACTAATTTCAGGGTGATAATGTTGTCTTGATGTCAAACCACCAAAGTGAAGCCGATCCCGCGATTATTGCTCTGTTGCTTGAATTAAAGCACACATATATTGCTGAGAACATTGTTATAACCTTTTTCAACCTATTGCGCTttataagataattataccTCAAGTAGCTTAACTCACTACACTATGTTTATTGGTAAACAGATCTATGTTGCGGGAGATAGAGTTATTACAGATCCTCTTTGCAAGCCATTCAGCATGGGAAGGTGCTTACTTAGATAGCATTGTCAGAGTATGTACAGAAATTATCATTTACTTTTAGACATTTGACAAACTTATTATGTCTAGGAATCTCTTGTGTGTTTATTCAAAAAAACATATGAATGATGACCCTGAACTTGCTGAGATGAAAAAGAGAGCAAACACTAGAAGCTTGAAGGAGATGGCTTTGCTATTAAGGTACTGCTATTGCTTTGTCTTTCTTGGAGTATTTTGGTGAAGCTTTTACATTGCAAGTTGTAATACCAGGTAGTCTTGGGGTTCTATTCTGGAGATATTAGTATTCAATTTTATCCTGTGCAATCTCTCAATATGATTTTTTCTGCTAAGTGTTACagaaataaattggaagatCCTCTCTTCTAAGCTCTATGTGTATTGGATGTGATTAAACGGAAAGTTAAACCTAATATTGCATGTGTAgtcctcttcatcttcttctgctACTGGAAAAGCTTGTTTGCTTAGATGTATGATAGTTCTTTCATGAGGGGGTTTCAACCCTGCTTGATTATTTGCATGGGAGAAAATCATAGACCAAGTTGCGGTAGAAATGATTTCTAATGTGGAATGTGTAGAAGATAAGATCATGGATATGTGAAATTCAGTCATCGTCCACTATATGAATGCTTTATCGGGTCCATACTTTAAGTCTTACTTAACTGTTGGTTGAATAAGCACAATAACAGAAGAGAACATCTGAGGACATCCAATGATACATGTTTCTTTGACAATTTGAGATAGCTCTTTGTTGCTCTTTTTGATGGAAGCATACATCTGAGGATATATGTAATTGTGGTCCAGGGCTGGATCAAAAATAATATGGATTGCTCCTAGTGGTGGAAGAGATAGGCCAGACGCTGTTACAAAAGAATGGTATCCAGTAAGATTCTTTTTTACATTTAACTATTGTtgtcctaccctccccagaccccacttgttggattacactggatatgttgttgtattttattAGTGGTGGTAGTATAAGGAAAAAAGAATTAGATAGTGGTTCAAAAGTTAGTTTCATGAAGAAAACGTTGAAACAAATTTGAATTGGAATAGTTAAATGAATTTgaattcttgaaagttgtataaaataattataagtgGAGTGGTGAAAACATTTTGGGAAGTCCCAAAAGTAGAAAAACTGTCACTAATTGAAATGGAGGAAGGAAGTGTTGCTACCTTATTCATACTTTAGAATTTTGATTGAGTCTTAATTCATTTATGGTGTAATGTGCTTTTCCTGCCTAGGAAACAGGGGAAGGCTCCCACATCTTCTGGATTACATCTGTTGCCAATTTATGTCATCTTAAGATTTTTCTTTCTCTGATTTAATTGTCTGTTATTCTTGATTGCTTCCATGCTGGGTGAACTTTTTAGAGGGTAAGTTAGAGTTGTCTGACCTATTGTGTCAACAATTTGTGTTCCTGACCCATAGCCGCTTCCTAGGTGAGGTTGCTCATGAATCTTTACTAGAATAGTCGTATGCAGATGTGTGCGGGGGCACTTTATGATTCAGTACCCAGAATTTGGTGGCATTATTTGCCTGAAGTAACATTTAAGGGAGAGTTAACTGTTTGTGTATCCTATTGAGATTGCATGGGTACATGCTATGGTTCACTGCTTCTTCCCATTCTGTATGTTCAGCAATAAACTTCTCCATTACATTTGCCTTGTGATAGTTTTAGGGTGATATTGGTAAGCTGTGataatttctctttttctcttatcTATCTATGATGGACAGTTGGTTTCAAAAGTTTTGGTATTTTTGCCTCACCATGATGCTTTAATCAAGAggtatttttcttatttaaatcTATTGTATCAAATTAGCCAAGGATCCATATAGGTAATGCCAACTAGTTGAGACTAagctaattattttttaaggaaCAGGTGTTTGGTTTAGAGAACCCATAATTTACCTTAAAAAGGCCAAATATTTAGCAACGAAATGGACCTGAATGGATATAGAGGAATCACGTAACAGATTCCAACTGACCTGTGACTGATGGATAGTTGTAATTGATTATGAGAAGCTTGTGGTTGAATCATTTTGTTTGTCTTTCTTTCAGGCACCATTTGATGCTTCTGCGGCAGACAACATGAGGAGGCTTGTAGAACATGCTGGTGTCCCTGGTCACATTTATCCTCTAGCAATATTATGCCATGATATTATGCCCCCGCCGCCCCAGGTTGATCACTGTGCCAATTATGTTTGTTTCTGTAATGGTTTTATGTTTTTACATATCCATGCTTGCTTATGTACAGGTTGAGAAAAATATCGGAGAGAAAAGAGTGATTTCTTTTCATGGAACTGGCATATCCGTGGCACCCAAAATTGATTTTCATGAGGTTGCTGGTGCTTTGGAAGACTCTGAGGTTAGTTGTTAAGGGGTTCCACTTTGGTTTAATTATTGTACGCTCTTTTTGAACTAAATTCTGCAGCCTAATGAGAGGTTTAGTAATAGTTGTTGGGGAACTTGGGAAATTTATTCTATTTAATAGAGAATGAAAGGAGAAGAAGGAAGGTTGGAGAAAACTCTTTTTGCTTTCCTATTTGTGACCAAAATGAACAGGTGATCTATTTGATCTTTGCTAAGAGGCCCTTGTTCAACAGAAATTTTGATTCCTTCAGTTGAGCTATTCTCTTGTTGGTGGAGTAAAGCTCCAACGAAACTATCAATGCAAGTAAAGCATTCATTTAACACTGTTtggttttattctttttttgtcaagTTAATTCTATAAACTGAAGCTAAATATGCATCTGTAGCTTGCTGAGGATTGTTAAATCTGTCTCCaaatcaaaggaaaagaaaatgaagtaatgatggaaattttgtcatacttcttttcctttataaataaaatatggaAACTTACCTTCCAATGGGCCACAAAAAACAGAAATTATTGGCTTCCATGAAATTCAAATGAATGAGGACTTTGCCATTGTTGAATTATATAGGAAGTTGGTCGATGAGACTTCAGTTCCACTAGTTGGCAATATAAAGCCTCCTTTAGGTGTAGACTGCCTTGTTCTGACTGGCCACCTTTTTGTCTGtgttttctccttttattttaaGCTACCTAAGCTGCTGTACCTTGTGCTATTAGTTTTTCTACCTCTGACTTTTGTAGTTTCAGTTTTTTCTGTTGCAAATTCTTCTCCTCTTCCCACATCCTTTCAGACCTTCAGCTTAAAGATCTTCCTTTTGCCTCTCTTTTCTATCATTCAATAGAGAAGATAGTTTAACTAATTTCAATGCCTTCAGACTGTAAGCTCAAACATTCTCCACTTGCCTCTGCTTCCTATGTTCACTAAAGGAAATGGTTTCACCAATTCACACTATTCTTTCTTTTCACTGCAAGAATTctctttaattttctatttcCATGGTTCTCCAGCTTAAATCAATGTCCCATTTCACAGCCAAAGATTTGCATCTTGTGAGATGTTGGCACTTTTGTTTGCTTTCAACTGTCATCATTCAAAGCTGCTTAAGGAAATGCATTGTGGTTGGTCTTTTTGATTAAGGAAATTAGAGATGAATCCAAGGAAACTGCAGAAAAAGAACTTAATTGCATCTAAATAAGAAGGGTCTTAAGAGTAGATACCGTTCTTAATGCAGGCTAAGATGGTATATACAAAGGCACTTTATGACTCTGTAAACCAGCAGTACAACGTGCTAAATGCTGCTATACATGGCAAACAAGGACTGGAGGCATCAACTCCTAGCGTTTCATTATCACAACCATGGCAATAGCTTCTGTTTCAACTTTATTTTCCAAATCTTGTTGCTTTAGTCAGGTATGTACTTCACCCACAAAAGATCTGTTGAATAAATTTAAACATTTGGCTTGCGCCCTTGTGTGTCTGATTCTATTTTTGTGGGTATATATTACTAGTTTGCAGGGTGTTTGTTTGGTAGTTATAATCAAATCAGAAGGATAACACTCACAACCTATCCACACACCACACTTGCATGTGGTTGGTCTATGCAGAGAGTCGTCCAGTTGATACAAACAAGTAATTCTCGAAGTTACAGCCTACATAACCCGAAGGAATTTTTTTGGCAGGGCTTAGATATTCTTTTGATACGGATGTACAGTTGCTTTTACGTTGTATCTACTAAATGTTGGATCTAAATCTGTTAGTAATGATAGCTTTCAAGCACTGTCAATTCTGACCTTTTAAGGTCAAGTGTATGTAGTTATCCTAGATTGCTCTTCTCGCCTTTGATATGGTAATCCAATTTgattgaaaatataataaatgatGCTCTGCGATAGTTctgtttgtgttgtagtttcTGTAATTGTGAGATGATGTTTTATTTGACGCCATCAAATGTAGTCTGCTTTAGTTTATATGGTAGTAGCTATTAACACTTTTCCTTTAATTGATTGGGGTCTCTAATTTTCTCTACAAAGAGGTAAATCCATGATGCAGATATAACAGCAATAATCTAACCTGAAAACTTTTGGCTGCGTAGTGGTGTAATGTTTGGAATAATCTAACCTGAAAACTTTTGGCTGCGTAGTGGTTTAATGTTTGGGCCTTCTAATCAAATCTGAGTTGCACTTTTATTTGATCGAGTATTCACCTTATCAAGCAAGTTGTTGAGAAATGGTAGCTACAAATTACAATAATCCTACGGAACTCTCAATGAAAGAACTTGAGAAGAGACCCTTTTGGCATAACGCCTTATGACCCCCAATATTTGGAAAAATTCCCAAGATGCCCACAACAGCATGTGTATTGACAAGGGTTCTCATGGCTAattcattttctcctttttatgCCTGTTCGTAATCTTTCTCCATTTCTGCTTCCAGTAAATATCGCCTTGTCACTTTACATTCCTGTTGGTTTTCTTCTTATTTGTGTCAGCAGTGGACCCTTCTTCCATAACTGGCTTTTGCGTTTCAGTTTCAACCGAAGAGATTGTTTTTGTTAGGCTTAGGAAGAACAGCTCTACCAGAATGAAAATTTTCAGATATAACAAATTCAGAGAAGGGCAACGTGCTATTGACATTCTACgattttcaattattttcaaattgtACTATTTTACTTTCAGAAAGAGATGAGACAAGCATATCAATGTATTTTTAGAACTTGGTACCACTAGTAAATTGTCGATTGATCATGACCGAGACCGACTGTATCTGTATTAAGCCTATTATTATTGAATTTGATCAATCAACAATTTACGCCTTGTATTATTTATTTCTAATTGTCAATTTTATTATGCCTAGTACCATGTATACTGGTACTCTTGGACAATATCAGAGCTAACAAGGACATGCATGTGACAATATCATTGGTACTCCAAGACAGTATATTTCAGGACTAACAAGGACATGCATGCATGTGAATAAATTGGTACTCCGATATAAATTCAGGATTAACAAGGACATGCATGTGAAtataatacaatatatataattgaattgaatatgtgaagCTTATTTTATTGTATAGGACTCCATTTGTACTAATTTTTTCAGGATAGTATCACAGATATCGTAGAATTTTATGCGAATAAGTTGACGAAAGTTGCTCACTAAATAAAAGAGATACAGAAATTTGCATGGTTTTGACTGCCTAGACCTGTTTGTACAAGTGATGAGGAGAGCAAATTCATTACTATATCGTAGAAGTGCAAAATAGAGTATACAATTAGAGTTCATGTCTATTTAGATATAACTCAAGAGTCAGAGGTTCACTGAAATCATTACTGATTTCAATAACGGATTTCTACATCTATGATTGAACTTATCTAAAAAGAGAGCCTAATTACAGGGGTTTCTGTCAACCTGTAAATCTTTTGCAATTAATTAAATGCAGAAGCATATTCACACCTCATGCTTCATTAATAACTTCGAAACTCTTCCAAGCAAATTTTCAGAAAGTCAAATGCACGTATTAATGAGAGCAATGCAAAATCTTGGAGTATTGCTTCAATCAAGAGAAAAAGACACGACAAAAAACAATTAAAGCCACGTAAAAACAAGGTCTATTTCGAGAGGAACAAATGCCACCACTGACAAAAGCGATATGTTTGTTGCATGATGAGATCTTCACGGAATGTAAAATTTATCTACAACTTAAGTCTCTATGAGATATTCTTGGCactccctttttatttttattttttcttccttGGTAAGTTTATTCAATATATTTCTACTATTAAGAAGAGGCAGTTGAGGCTCACTTTCGTCGTCCGGTGGGCCCCTCTTCTTAATAgtagaaacaacaacaaaataaattgtGGGCCCCGCTTTttaatagtaaaaaaataataactaatattaaaaaaaaataatgggtcccatatatatttaaaaaaattgggggctccatatatattaaacaataactaatattaaaaaaatagtgcaaattaataatgtaaatttctactatattagaagcacCGGTTGGGGTGCTTTTCGTCGTCCGTTGTGGACCCCCCAATAAATTGTGGGCCCCGCTTTttaatagtaaaaaaataataactaatattaaaaaaaaaataatgggtcccatatatatttaaaaaaattgggggctccatatatattaaacaataactaatattaaaaaaatagtgcaaattaataatgtaaatttctactatattagaagcacCGGTTGGGGTGCTTTTCGTCGTCCGTTGTGGAccccccataaaaaaaaaaaaatttttgggctccatattaatcaagccctaaaaaaaaaaaaatcataaaaaaaaattgtgggccccatattaaacaacatcaaaaaattttttttgggctccatattaatcaagccctaaaaaaaaaaaaattgtaaaaaaaaaattgtgggccccatattaaacttaaaaaaaaattgtgggccccatattaaacaacatcgagtattaaaaaaaagtggaacccactaCATCCAAAttcatgggaaaaaaaaagtggaccccatattaacaaaatcaagcaatattgaaaaaaaaaagtgaatcccatatttaaaaaacaaacactgttaaaaaaaatgtgggccccatattaaacacgatgcgtattcgtagcaaacactaatataataaaattttaaatacggagcacaaactgcaatgttatattaatcgtgttttgaacatagtatcctaTATTGACaaaattactactatatagaaaggTGGGTTTGGGCACtttttcgtcgtccgtttgtcccttaaaaaaaaaggagtgggccccatactaaataacaccgagcaactaaaaaaaaaaaggaagaaaaaaaattggaactcaccatctccaaactcatgagaaaaaataaagtggatcccatattaataaaatcaagcaatattaaaaaaaaaaaaaaatgaaccccatattaaaaaaaaatataatattaaaaaaaagaagtgcagactttgtattcgtaacaAACACTAatttaataaagttttagatacagagcacaaactacaatattatattaatcgtgttttgaacatagtatatgtatatatattatatgcataaaaatagtgcaaactaataatgtccaaaaaaaaaaagtgcaccccataaagggtggaccccatactaaacaacatcaagcaatatatataaaaaaaaaaaaaaaaaaaaaaagtggaacccaccatctccaaactcacgataaaaaaaaatggaccccatattaacaaaatcaagcaatatataaaaaaaaaaagtgaaccccatattaaaaaaaaataatgtcaaaaaaaaagtgcagactttgtattcgtagtaaacactaatataataaagttttagatacggagtacaaattacaatgttatattaatcgtgttttgaacacacacacacacacacacacacacacacacatatatatatatatatatatatatatatatatatatatatatatatatatatatgcataaaaatagtgcaaattaataatgtccaaaaaaaaaatgcaccccatattaaaaaatcaaacaatattcatgtaatttccaaagtatctcattaagtcaataatgatggattcattgccacgtgcGCATCAAttcattagtgggagcaaatgaaattgcttttcttcaaaaggttaggtagtcaaaccatacaattttctttctttttttatattaaactGAAGAGATCTAATCTAGCCTATTAAATCGTCAGTATTTGCTATTTCAAAAGGTTAGgaagtcaaaccatacaattttctttctttttttatattagcccgAGATCTAATCTAGCTATTAAacgttgtatttgctattccgccatgtcatttatttgttatgtttactaaaataaatatacttaaaatatttatattttaaaataagatagaatttaattactttttttatttttattcttactccaataaatgtgaaaagagattaatgtcgtagaaaaatatatatcaaatggaaattaaataatgaataaggtaaattagtcaaattataattataatcgacgttttcttaaaaaatcatgcaaaagacaacatgacaagtaaaatgagctaaaccgagaatatttaccaaaaattaaaaaatagtatttcttcgtttaaatagaaaatcaatttctactttattttgttttaaacatgtaaaattaatttaataatttaaattagaattatttaaattagaattatccaaatcaaaatttgataaaaaataataaatattttacacttttaaattaatcgaattaaaattaaaagtatcaaccgatgcttaaatattgctattgttttatctcaaagagagagaaaatagtttctttttaaacaagtcttctcttttaaaaaatattaataaatttgccgattttgtattcgtagcaaccattaatataataaagttttagatacggaaagacaaactacaatgttatattaatcgtgctttgaaatatatatatatatatatatatatatatatatatatatatatatatatataatcattattcaaagacaactatatacacatagatgcactataatctaaagtgttgggcccgtgcgcagcacgggcatagaCCGCTAGTATTAGTACTACTAGATACCTGATGTCCGTGCGCATGTCACTCGAGCACTTTTTacatttttggatcaaaattacAGCGATGCACGAATGGAAATTATGAACTTATTGATCTTGAATGGACAAAAAAGAAACTACGAATTTTGCTAGTCTTGAATGATGTTGCAATCAGACATGATCAAGCTATAAATGTAAATTTCCTGTAGGAACATTGAAGAGGAACTTAATCAAACAACTACACTCCTTAAGTGGTACACTGCGGTGCAAAACGTACTTCAAACTTCATTAGATGAAACCAGAATCTAGTAGATGTGCCTGTCCTCCCAAAATGGGACCTCATTCCAAAAAACAAATTTCCTCTGTCCATACGTATCGGCATCATTCCTTTAACCTATCTGCAACAAAAAATTTACACCCTTCAATGCATATAGTCATGTAAATTACTGGCGAATAGTTGGACCAATTTCTAGTGAAACTCACAAGTTCAATGTGAAAATGACTGTGACAATGGCAGGTATATCCCCAAAAATTTCAAAGAGCACAGCCACTTATTTGATGCTGCAACTTAATAAGCTAAAGCCAAATCTGAATTTGTACAAACACGATGAAGAATATTTCTCCTACCttctaaatgatttttttttttttaaacagagAAGGAAGAAATTATCTTTCCATACAATCtaacagattatacatataaCACCTTCATATTAGGATGAGGATACTATTAACTATACACATACATCAATGTAAATAagtttatatataaaatcaagTGACATGAAGGAAGAGATTGAATTACACCTGTATTATGCTCTTGATGATTGAGATATCTTCAGCAGCATATTGTGAATATGGAAGTCCCAAAACTATAAATTTTTTCTCTCATCGAGAGCATATACTTCTGATCATTATTCCATTATCAAATGTATATTACCTTAAAGGGAATCAGCAAGTTTTTCCAGGTTTGTACAGCTCAGTACCAGCCCATACAGGACAGAGAATCGTGATAATAAAACATAGGTGGAGGCCCCAACTTATCAACACAATAGTATGACACACACTAAGCTGAAGGTAAGGATGAAGATCATGGCAACAATCAAATAGACTTGTAACATCTAACATCTGAAGGCATCACTCAAACTACGTCAGACAGATTGTGGAAGAGCTCCCAATATTACTTGACAACTTTAcaatgaataaaaaggtgatTGACTGATTCGAGTTCCTCTTCAAGAAGATAAACATCTACTAAACATAAAACTTCTCCTCTGCAAGGTTCCAATATTTTCAGTGATTATTTAATTAGCACAACAAATAACTTTCATAGAGTTAACCTACAAcaatttttattgaaattttatcGGGGTATCTTGAATTCGAAAACAGATTACCTTCAAAAAGTAGAACACTGCAATATAAGAACATGTAACTGGAGATGTGCATACATACCATTGCAACTTTACTAACCTAACCTTATACACAAAGTCATGGGTTTTACCTGCTATTTATAAGCACTTAAATGATTAGGCATACATGCTAATGATAAGTAATTTGACATTTGCAATGCAACATTATCCGTTATATTTCTGCCACTTTTACACTCAGAGAATGGTCAAATAAAATGTTGTACGAAATGGTGGTTGTACACATACCAAAGCCATTAACATTATCAAGAAAATAACAATTAATAATAATTTCACGTAATTTGGTTAACCTTAGAACGCCAAATAACTAAAAACAGCTACAAACTGAGTGAGCAAAGGATATGAAAACCAGAATACAACATTCAAGCCAATATGAAATTCACTTAAGAGGTTGGCGAAATTATCTTAAATGAGCACTCGCACAGAAGATCTGATTGAATTGGTTTTAATCAAGCAAGTTTAAGCTGCAAAAAACAAACCAACTGATAAGTTCTCGAAAGTTCAAGGTCAGTCAATAAAATTGCAAATACGAAAATACATAAATTGGTGACAAAAACTGACACAGATTAAAAACCTATGAAATAAGAAAGACAATATGAA
It includes:
- the LOC132030143 gene encoding glycerol-3-phosphate acyltransferase, chloroplastic isoform X1, which produces MLILSSFSSSSSSSHMPKPLSSFSSTTSCVPAIVKASAAVTNVCFAATSRLFPISCLRSSVKMRKLRCAVFCSYSTAAIAVSTSENHELPHSPAFLDARTGEDLLSAIRKAVEDEKLPLNVAEGMEELYHNYRNAVLRSGVPKADEIILYNMALVFDRVFVDVKDSFEFSPHHKAIREPFDYYTFGQNYIRPLVDFRSSYVGNISVFGEIEEKLKQGDNVVLMSNHQSEADPAIIALLLELKHTYIAENIIYVAGDRVITDPLCKPFSMGRNLLCVYSKKHMNDDPELAEMKKRANTRSLKEMALLLRAGSKIIWIAPSGGRDRPDAVTKEWYPAPFDASAADNMRRLVEHAGVPGHIYPLAILCHDIMPPPPQVEKNIGEKRVISFHGTGISVAPKIDFHEVAGALEDSEAKMVYTKALYDSVNQQYNVLNAAIHGKQGLEASTPSVSLSQPWQ
- the LOC132030143 gene encoding glycerol-3-phosphate acyltransferase, chloroplastic isoform X4 gives rise to the protein MALVFDRVFVDVKDSFEFSPHHKAIREPFDYYTFGQNYIRPLVDFRSSYVGNISVFGEIEEKLKQGDNVVLMSNHQSEADPAIIALLLELKHTYIAENIIYVAGDRVITDPLCKPFSMGRNLLCVYSKKHMNDDPELAEMKKRANTRSLKEMALLLRAGSKIIWIAPSGGRDRPDAVTKEWYPAPFDASAADNMRRLVEHAGVPGHIYPLAILCHDIMPPPPQVEKNIGEKRVISFHGTGISVAPKIDFHEVAGALEDSEAKMVYTKALYDSVNQQYNVLNAAIHGKQGLEASTPSVSLSQPWQ